In Prionailurus viverrinus isolate Anna chromosome C2, UM_Priviv_1.0, whole genome shotgun sequence, one DNA window encodes the following:
- the SERP1 gene encoding stress-associated endoplasmic reticulum protein 1, with product MVAKQRIRMANEKHSKNITQRGNVAKTSRNAPEEKASVGPWLLALFIFVVCGSAIFQIIQSIRMGM from the exons ATGGTCGCCAAGCAGCGAATCCGTATGGCCAACGAGAAGCACAGCAAGAACATCACCCAGCGGGGCAACGTCGCCAAGACTTCG AGAAATGCTCCCGAAGAGAAGGCGTCTGTAGGACCCTGGTTATTGGCTCTCTTCATTTTTGTCGTTTGTGGTTCTG CAATTTTCCAGATTATTCAAAGTATCAGGATGGGCATGTGA